ctgaacagcatatctctggactgtgggaggaaacccacacagacatacagagaacatgcaaactccacacacacaccgagcaggaatcgaacccaggtgctgtgagacagcagcactactcactgtgccaaccAGTTcacagacacatttatccaaggtgacttacactgctagatacactacttacactgggttactcatccatacgtcagtggaacacactctctccgtcactcgcacactatgtgtgtgtcactcacatgctacataagttactgtatttagcactgtaagtcaccttggtgaataaggtgtgtgggctcataacactacatagagttcattggaagttgctttggagaaaagtgtctgctaagtgaataaatgtaaatgtacactaaCTCCCTCCAGTCATCCACCCAGCTAGAGCTGAGCAGTGTAACATATACACTCTTACGCACAACTGAGTGCTGccaattcaccagaaacacatctTCGTACTAATTTGACCTTTTCAAAAAAGGACTACCGGGAGGTGTTTTGGGCGTTCACGTACTACTTTGTACCCCAcgcgaacatggggagaacacgcaccCCCCACACCGAACAGGATGAACCCAAGTCCAACGGCACAGGCCAGGTGTCGAGAGGctccagcaccacctgctgcgccAACGTGCCGGTGGGTAATTTTAAGCTTAAGGTAACTTCATCAGGGGgatgcggtagcgcagtggcacagtgggatggactgggtcctgctctccagtaggtctggggtttgagtcctgcttggggtgccttgcagcggacgggcgtcccctcctgggtgtgtccactccccctccggccttacgccctgtgttgccaggtaggctctggttacccgtgaccctgtatgggacaaggggttcagaaaatgtgtgtgtgtaacttcaTCAGCTATAAATTATTTCAATGTAATAAAATGCTGCAGAATTTAGTATGTGCAAATAACCTCAGCGCTCGATTTAGAACCATTTCTTTCGTACTAGTACTTTTGTATTTGTGTAATATGAAAAATAGTATGAAATGAATTTACTCTCATCGGCAGGCAGGAAAGTGTTCAAAGGTatgacccctccccccagtgCAGAGGGCAGTACACACatccctttttttatttcaataccAAAACTCAATAAATTGTACAGAACCACAACGACAATCATTGTGGTACAATTTGTGACAATGTATGACATttgcaaataaacacacacctacAACTCTAATTAcaatgcagaaaaagaaaaaagtcccCCTTTCCCTTGCTGGGGGTTACTTTTTATATTAACTTTATAGTTTAACAGTGCGAATGCTGTCTTACTCTTTACGTGTTATGTGGTCgcaatgtattttttccagCTCAATTTTTAAAAGAGTAACGTCAGGAAAGCGCGCGCCTTCGGGGCACGTGAAGACCCGTAGCCGCTGCGCTGCCGCGAGCGCGGAGTTCTTCCCGGGTGACGGGCGCGCGGACGTATCGCgctgagggggggaaaaaaaaacaaaaaaaaaacaaaaaaacaaaagcgaCTCGGGACATTAAGTCAGCAGCGCGAAGTTGGACTGGAAAAAAGCCGTTTCTTCGACACCAGGGGAGGTTGGTAAGACAACAGAGTTCGTTTCGCTTTCTCCGCGGTGAGGCCCGGTTTGACCCTGACGAAGACGCGTCAGCAAGGAGGGACACAGAGTCCACATCGCTGCACTGTCTCTAACTTGTTTTAGTCCGAAGAATTGCCTTAAGTCTGGTCAAGTGACCAGGACCGAGGACGGCGAGTCATTTCAAGATCTTGGTTTGTAAACGGTTTAGTTTACTGCTGGAAATATCAAAATAAGCTGGTCAGACATCAGTGAGAAGTACTAAAAAATATCTGTGCAGCTGTGTTACGATGATGATGGAGTTGTAAGATGGAGGTTTTGTTCATGATCCCACTCCCCGTTCTCTCGTACAACTGATCAACGCttcaaagcatcagctatgCGATAATATAATAATTGTACTAAttttgggaaataaaaaaagaggtctctatattattatttaattttaatgacttgTCGCACATCGACAGCGCTAAACGTGCCACACCTGTCGAGCTTTTCCCGCTGATTCCACGCGAGTTTAACGTGTCCGCTGCAATTCGGCGGCGTTTTCGCGACACCTAGTGGTGGCAGCGTTTAATTTTTGATGCCTTTTGCTTCGTGGCCATTCGTTGTGTAATAGCGTATTACTCGGAATTAAAATTTCACTCGTGAATCCATTACACTGTAATGATTGCAGTCATTGTCGTTTGATGTGTTaatctcatgtttttttttctttctaatgtGGAGTGTTCACATTTAGGATAATCCAGCTGTTGTGATGTCTACAAGGCATTTTCCAGAAGTCCATAGGTATGTTTCTAAAATTATACAAAACAACAAGTTCATGTAATTTGCAATGTACTTGATCCACAAATtataaacacagctgggacccAAGATATGTTAATAACTCGATTTGTCCATAACCCCAAAGTCGTTTTTACCGTTAAGTCGTAATGTAGTAAAAGCTGAGTAATACATACATGCCTCTACTTATAAAATGactgacaaataaaaatatgtgatggactggtgtcttgccGCAGCGTACCACTCCTAGCCTAGTGCACAGTGATTCAAGTCCAGGCGTGAAAGTAGGTCCCGCGCTCCTGTTCACTGAGCTTTATAGAGCTTGTACAGCTTTACGATGATTGTAaaactttttgtattttgtctCGGTGTGTTTTTCTGCTAATGGTTACATATGGAATCAGGTTATTTTTGCTCCACGTGAGATAGGAATCTCATCGAACAGAACAGTGAAGTGCAAtttgaaataatgtttaaaaaaaaaaggttaatatctttgaaaattcataactcatatGTTTACGATATGAGTAACCAGTGTATTCtctatatgtatttttaagctGGTGACTACTTCTACACTAATATTGATTTGAAcgcagttatttttattattgcactaATTTAAGTGGGTAAGAGTGTTTTTAATGTCATATTTCTTTATGGTACttgtaaacagaaacaaaaatactttgCTGATTTTACCCACTTTTACCAGACacgaaaatgttttaaacatgtgAAGCAGATTATGTAcacaaaaaattatattaatatttatgtacTAGTAAAATGCAGTTAATGTTCTCCTATAACTTCATGAGGATTTTAAGTGCCATTTTCACAGAGGTTTCTTTGTGTTCAGGTCACATCTTCCTGCACCATGTGCTTTGTGGTCAGTGGAACTGAACCTTACCCATGTGGACTGCAGCCCTGGGGATACACTGGTGCACTTCCAGGGACAGTATCTGACTGTGTGTGAACTTGACTACGACATACTACAGGTAGAAAtccaaaatgcagagaaaagagCGGTGTCTGTGGACTTGGCTGGACTCTACCTGGTGGAGGATACCCTATCTGGTTGTTGGTACAGAGGCAGAGTCCAGAACATACGGGACAACCTATATGAGGTATTCCTTGTGGACTACGGCAGTGTCCTGACTGTTGACGCTAGTCACTTGGCCTGTGCCTCCGGTGAGATGTTCATGCTTCCCCCAAAAATTGTGTGCGGGTTTTTTGCTAATTTCCTCCCGGCTGGCGAGCAGTGGGATGCTGTTGCATCAGAGTACTTCTCCTCCTTGATAGGAACTAATATCAAAGGGTACATCCAAGCCCTGTTGCCACATAAAGTGATGATCCTGGAAGTGCCAGAAGTTACCCGAGACCTTTTGAAGCGAAGTTTGGGAAGGCATGTGAACCGGGACACGTTCCTGGTTCTTGTGGAAATGTTGATCGAGGTGCCActcaaacaaagaaacaaacctGCTCCAGACCTCCTGGTTGAAAAGCAGGTTGGGGAAGAATTCTGCTTTGGGCCTTCCCAGTTGCAGGACTTTGAGAATATACTCTCATTCCATAGACCAAAGCTGTCTGTGGGTACTAAGTACAGGGCCAGAATAACTGCAGCAATAAAAccaagtgtgttttactgccagttGACAAGTATGGCAGAAGACCTGAAAGACATGACGTATAATTTGTCACTCTGTTGTGACTTGAAGACTAAAGACCCTCTCGCCAAATCAGTCAGAAATATGGGGCTCCTCTGTGCTGCCAGAGGGAAGGATGAGAAGTGGCATAGGGGACTTGTGCAGTGTCTTCCTGTAAACTCTCAAGTGAGAATTCTCTTCATTGACTTTGGCTTCTGTGAATCCGTTAAAGTTGAAAACATTTGTCACCTTCCTcctcattttctctctcttccaTTTATGGCTTTCCCATGCATCTTGTCTAATACTAGTGAATCAGATGTGGCTGTTCGGAAAGAGCAGTTCGACCTTTTCAAAAAAGGACTACTGGGAGGTGTTTTGGGTGTTCAGATAGATCATTTCAGCATCAAGGAGAATCTGTACATTGTTACACTATGTACTGTGGGCAATGAAGACAGTGCAGAATTTCAAAATTCCAAGAATCCTACTAGACAGGTGACAAGTAATGCCAGCACTGGTCTTTATGAGAAGGACAAAGTCACTCCCCATAATGGCTGTGCTGTGCAATACACAAATGAGTTGACAGATGAGTTAAACAAAAAGGCTGAATCCTTTGTAAGTTTAGACAGTCTGAAGGGAGTAAAAGAGAAATCTGTGTTTCGAGGTATTGTTGAACATGTTCTAAATCCATCTGACTTCTGGTTGAGGACAGAGGAGCGAAACAGTGCGTTTGAAGACATGACAGAGAAACTGAAAGCGTACTTCACCGACTTACCCCTAGATGCAGAAATCCTTGAGAATCCAGTTCCTGGTTGTCTTTGCAGTGCAATGTATGAAAAGGATTGGCATTACTACCGAGCTGTAATCAAAAAGATTATCAAACATGGTGCTGAAGTATATTTTATAGACTTTGGGAACTCAGAGAGAGTTCCATACATGCTTATCAAAAAGCTTCCTCTCGACTTTACAGCTGAACCTGCATTTGCCATGAATTGCTCATTGGCCCATGTAGTTCCAGTGGAAGATGTCTGGACAGTCTCTGCAAGTGACTACTTCAAGAAAGCTGTGCTAAACAAAGTACTTACAGTTTATGTTGTccacagacagaaagacaagCTAGTTGTAGAGCTGAGGGATGAAAAGGTCAGTGAAAGCATTAACACACAAATGGTAAAAGCAGAGCTGGCTGTGTTCTGGAAACTGAAGCCAGTCAGACCTGCTTCATTCCTTCACCAAAAGCAAAATGTCTTTCAGAAGTCTACACCAGTGACCAAAGTAAGATGTATGTCAAGAAACATAAACAAAGTAAGCAGTGAGCCAAGAAAAAGCCAGAATGTAGTAACTGTAAGAAATGGTGGATCATGTAGAGAGTCTGTGGAAAGTATGACCAAAACAGAAAGTCAGAAAAAACAGGCCCCAGCTAAGGTTAAACAGCTGACATTTGGGATTGGAAGTGAGCTGCATGTTCGATGTTGTCACATCAATTCCCCTTCAGATTTCTGGTGTCAGCCCAAGAGCAAGTTGGGCTGCTTGAAGAGACTGATGACACAAATGCAAGACTATTATGAAAAACATGAAGATGCTTTGCAACCAAATGAAGAATACTGTGTTATAAAGCGTGTAGAAGACGGCAGGTGGTACAGAGGCTGCATTGTTGGAACTCTTGGTCATGAGGTCAGTGTAATCCTAGTGGATTTTGGCATTATTTTGAGAGAGAAAGCCCACAAACTTCGAGCAGTAAAGGCAGAATACTTTGAACTTGAAGGACTAGCGTTTAGGTGCAGTTTCCACGGTTTAATTGAACCTGTAGAAAAATTTCCTAATGTCTGGAGTAGAGAGGCAAGCAGTTTGCTGAGAGATTTTGTTAACAGCAATTTGGAAAATCTCACATGTTGCATGCATGCTATGGTGGTGATGAAACATCTTGGTTTGTTCAATATTGTTGAACTCCATGCACCTCATCAAAGTGCAACAAGGTTACTCGTAGAAAAAGGTTTTGCGAAAAAGATCAACTGTCCAAAGCCACTCATCTCTTCACTTAGCCTCTTTTCCTATGTGTTCTCCATGTTTGACATCAAAATTGGGAGCAGGGAGTCTGTGTATGTCACTCATGTGTGCAGCCCATGGGAGTTTTACTGCCAGTTGGAGAGAAACTCAGAAATGCTGGAAAATCTCATGGAGAAAGTCACAAGGAAAAGCAGTGaaattgtgtgtgaaaatgtggttTCTTCTCAGGAGAGGCTTTGCTTCGCAAAATACTTTGAGGATGGCCAGTGGTATAGAGGCCTAGTCTTCCCCGTTAAGTCAAACCTGCATTTCAACATACTGTTTGTTGATTATGGAAACatgcaagttgtacaaaaaaagaatgTCCTGCCTATTCCAAGTGATGCCACAGAGTTACTCTTTACACCTATGCAGGCACTGAGATGTCGACTCTTCAGTGTCCCGAAGGGAGATGCCAGCATGGAGGTGATTTCTTTCCTGAAGAAAGCTGCTCTGAATGTGCTGTTGGAGGCCAAATTTGTTGGGAAAGATGAGGACGGTACCCTCGTCTGTGACTTGTTTGATGGGAATCTGcacttaaatgaaaaaatccaAGAACTCATGGCAATGCATGGTAAAAGTCTCAGATTAGTAGAAAAAAGAAGCCAGTGTCAAACCCAtcagacattaaaaaaactggagTCACCCAAAACAGGATCCTCAAAGTCTTGTGCTGTGGGTCAGGGAGACAAACCACAAAGGGGTGTGAACGCAGCCCAGAATCCGAGTGGCAATTCGGCAGAGGAAAGGCATCAAAGCAAAGAGCTATCCAGACCCCTGAAGGAGCAAATAGGaaacatcactttggaaaaaccaAACCATCTTCCAGAGATGCCACTAAAGGCAGGGTTCCGAAGGCTGGCATTTGTTTTCCACGGGAACACTGTTTCAGACTTTTACATTcagatgaaaaatgacaaacaaacagTTTTAGAAATGTGCGAGCAACTCAACAGTgcatttttcagagaaaatccAGAGCAGGTAATTGGACCTGTAAACACCAGTGATTTCATTGCAGCTGAATACAAAGAGGATGGTACTCTCTACTGGGCAGTCGTGACAGATGTAAACGATGGCCACCTGACAGTGGAGTTTTTTGACTATGGAAATGTGGCAACGGTAGAGAAGAGGGAGGTACTTGTGCTCACCAACACTTTCTTGACACAGCCCCGGCTCAGCACACACTGTTCACAAGAGAAGTCGCCTGGCTTTGGAAACGATGACCTTTTCCAATCTCTAGTAACTGGCAAACCTATTGTGGTTGAATTTGTTAGACAATGTGGATCAAAGTGGACTGTGAAGACTGACGTTCCGTTGGTTCAGCAGCTCTCACAGGATAACTGTAGTAGTGATAAGGTGAATGATGTTTTTTCTGGCTCACACAGAAATGAGAACCAAACCAAAGATGAGTACATAACTGTAGAAGAGAAAGAAGCACAAAGTTGCTGTACAGATATGGAATATGTAGAGAGAGTGCAAACAACATGCGATAGTGCCAGAAGAAATAACTTGGTAATACCGGTTAAGTCAGAACGCAGCACTAATGTTAACCATGTCAAAGTACAGCTTACAGGGAAACACCAGTTAATATCAAGTTCTGAACATCATCTCATTATGAAGTCTTGTGTAGAGACACCACAAGTAGCTGAAGTGACATTTCTGGCGCTCTCAAATCTTCCCGGTAGCAAGCAGGCAAATACTCCacatcaaattattattaaacctGGACAAAATGAAGAAGGGacactgctttctgtttttgagAATGGAGGCTTTATCATCAgactaaaacaaaataaagaaacctTTGCTTTGTTGAGTCAACTTTTAGGAAAAAATGTGGTGAGATCTAACAAGGTTTCTGTAATGGATAGCAAAGAAGGATTTGAATCTGGACTTCAGTCAAAGTCAAGTAAGAAACAATGGTGCAGAGCCATGGTGCAAAAAGTATTTTCCAGCAAGGAGCAATGTTTAGTCTACTGTTTGGATAATGGTACCCCAGTGGTGGTCTCTGATGACAGCATTGAAGAGCTCCCTGTAGAAGTCAAGCACGTTCCCATCCAGGCTGTTTTTTGTAGGTTGACTTGTCCCTATGACTTTGTCAGTGAGTTTTGCAAAACGGAAATGTTGGCAGCCTTAATAAGGTTTGACATGGTAAAAGTGGTATTTGTGACGTCGTCTGAAACCTCTCAACTCTGGAGAGTGGACACCATGATCAATGGGGTTCTGCAGCAACTTGAAGATAGTGTGAAAAATATTGTACAACCAAGAAAAACTTCCCTGAATGGAAACAGAAATCAAATCCAAACATTTTGTATTGAAGAAAACCCTGTTCCACGACACCCTGTTGTACCTGTGGAGACGGACGTGAGACTCTCTGGCGTTTCAGTAACTCTTGTAGATCCATCTGAATTCCATGTCATTCTGGAAAAGTATCTACTTACCAGAAGCATGGTCTCCACTGCTCTCAAGTACCTTCCAGAGGATTTCCACTTTTTCCCTGAAGCACATTGGATTCCCTCTCCCTGTTGCCTTTTGAGCTCTGATGTTAATAAGTTGTGTAGGGCAGAGTTTTTGGATGTGGACAATGTCTCTGAAGGGGTTAGCCTTGTTGACTATGGCCATTGTGTTGATGTACCCTACTTGTGTTGGCAAGAGGTAAAGCAGCTGCCAGAGAAGTTAACAAGAATACCAAAAGAGCACTGGTCGGATGAGGCACTTGTGTTTTCCCAGCAGGGCATATGTGAGAGGAATCTCATGATCTACTTTAGGCAGTATGTTTCTGAGGCTCAGTGGGAAATGGATGTTGCGTCGCAGGGGGTCAACATTGTTATGATGCTGGTAGACAGTGGACATGCCATGTACATCAACAGCTTTCTTGGGCTCCCATTTCAGCGGGAGATGATTCCAGCTGTAGTCCTTTGTAAACTGAACACAGGGGCAGTTGACACACCGGTTTCATTGAAACCATTGGGAGATCATGGAGTGGCGAAGCAGCAGTGTGAGGATAACAGGC
This genomic window from Scleropages formosus chromosome 1, fSclFor1.1, whole genome shotgun sequence contains:
- the tdrd15 gene encoding tudor domain-containing protein 15 isoform X1; protein product: MSTRHFPEVHRSHLPAPCALWSVELNLTHVDCSPGDTLVHFQGQYLTVCELDYDILQVEIQNAEKRAVSVDLAGLYLVEDTLSGCWYRGRVQNIRDNLYEVFLVDYGSVLTVDASHLACASGEMFMLPPKIVCGFFANFLPAGEQWDAVASEYFSSLIGTNIKGYIQALLPHKVMILEVPEVTRDLLKRSLGRHVNRDTFLVLVEMLIEVPLKQRNKPAPDLLVEKQVGEEFCFGPSQLQDFENILSFHRPKLSVGTKYRARITAAIKPSVFYCQLTSMAEDLKDMTYNLSLCCDLKTKDPLAKSVRNMGLLCAARGKDEKWHRGLVQCLPVNSQVRILFIDFGFCESVKVENICHLPPHFLSLPFMAFPCILSNTSESDVAVRKEQFDLFKKGLLGGVLGVQIDHFSIKENLYIVTLCTVGNEDSAEFQNSKNPTRQVTSNASTGLYEKDKVTPHNGCAVQYTNELTDELNKKAESFVSLDSLKGVKEKSVFRGIVEHVLNPSDFWLRTEERNSAFEDMTEKLKAYFTDLPLDAEILENPVPGCLCSAMYEKDWHYYRAVIKKIIKHGAEVYFIDFGNSERVPYMLIKKLPLDFTAEPAFAMNCSLAHVVPVEDVWTVSASDYFKKAVLNKVLTVYVVHRQKDKLVVELRDEKVSESINTQMVKAELAVFWKLKPVRPASFLHQKQNVFQKSTPVTKVRCMSRNINKVSSEPRKSQNVVTVRNGGSCRESVESMTKTESQKKQAPAKVKQLTFGIGSELHVRCCHINSPSDFWCQPKSKLGCLKRLMTQMQDYYEKHEDALQPNEEYCVIKRVEDGRWYRGCIVGTLGHEVSVILVDFGIILREKAHKLRAVKAEYFELEGLAFRCSFHGLIEPVEKFPNVWSREASSLLRDFVNSNLENLTCCMHAMVVMKHLGLFNIVELHAPHQSATRLLVEKGFAKKINCPKPLISSLSLFSYVFSMFDIKIGSRESVYVTHVCSPWEFYCQLERNSEMLENLMEKVTRKSSEIVCENVVSSQERLCFAKYFEDGQWYRGLVFPVKSNLHFNILFVDYGNMQVVQKKNVLPIPSDATELLFTPMQALRCRLFSVPKGDASMEVISFLKKAALNVLLEAKFVGKDEDGTLVCDLFDGNLHLNEKIQELMAMHGKSLRLVEKRSQCQTHQTLKKLESPKTGSSKSCAVGQGDKPQRGVNAAQNPSGNSAEERHQSKELSRPLKEQIGNITLEKPNHLPEMPLKAGFRRLAFVFHGNTVSDFYIQMKNDKQTVLEMCEQLNSAFFRENPEQVIGPVNTSDFIAAEYKEDGTLYWAVVTDVNDGHLTVEFFDYGNVATVEKREVLVLTNTFLTQPRLSTHCSQEKSPGFGNDDLFQSLVTGKPIVVEFVRQCGSKWTVKTDVPLVQQLSQDNCSSDKVNDVFSGSHRNENQTKDEYITVEEKEAQSCCTDMEYVERVQTTCDSARRNNLVIPVKSERSTNVNHVKVQLTGKHQLISSSEHHLIMKSCVETPQVAEVTFLALSNLPGSKQANTPHQIIIKPGQNEEGTLLSVFENGGFIIRLKQNKETFALLSQLLGKNVVRSNKVSVMDSKEGFESGLQSKSSKKQWCRAMVQKVFSSKEQCLVYCLDNGTPVVVSDDSIEELPVEVKHVPIQAVFCRLTCPYDFVSEFCKTEMLAALIRFDMVKVVFVTSSETSQLWRVDTMINGVLQQLEDSVKNIVQPRKTSLNGNRNQIQTFCIEENPVPRHPVVPVETDVRLSGVSVTLVDPSEFHVILEKYLLTRSMVSTALKYLPEDFHFFPEAHWIPSPCCLLSSDVNKLCRAEFLDVDNVSEGVSLVDYGHCVDVPYLCWQEVKQLPEKLTRIPKEHWSDEALVFSQQGICERNLMIYFRQYVSEAQWEMDVASQGVNIVMMLVDSGHAMYINSFLGLPFQREMIPAVVLCKLNTGAVDTPVSLKPLGDHGVAKQQCEDNRHSNHSDDPRFTETFQHVRRSRRPLLLKTQKELEQ
- the tdrd15 gene encoding tudor domain-containing protein 15 isoform X2, with product MSTRHFPEVHRSHLPAPCALWSVELNLTHVDCSPGDTLVHFQGQYLTVCELDYDILQALRCRLFSVPKGDASMEVISFLKKAALNVLLEAKFVGKDEDGTLVCDLFDGNLHLNEKIQELMAMHGKSLRLVEKRSQCQTHQTLKKLESPKTGSSKSCAVGQGDKPQRGVNAAQNPSGNSAEERHQSKELSRPLKEQIGNITLEKPNHLPEMPLKAGFRRLAFVFHGNTVSDFYIQMKNDKQTVLEMCEQLNSAFFRENPEQVIGPVNTSDFIAAEYKEDGTLYWAVVTDVNDGHLTVEFFDYGNVATVEKREVLVLTNTFLTQPRLSTHCSQEKSPGFGNDDLFQSLVTGKPIVVEFVRQCGSKWTVKTDVPLVQQLSQDNCSSDKVNDVFSGSHRNENQTKDEYITVEEKEAQSCCTDMEYVERVQTTCDSARRNNLVIPVKSERSTNVNHVKVQLTGKHQLISSSEHHLIMKSCVETPQVAEVTFLALSNLPGSKQANTPHQIIIKPGQNEEGTLLSVFENGGFIIRLKQNKETFALLSQLLGKNVVRSNKVSVMDSKEGFESGLQSKSSKKQWCRAMVQKVFSSKEQCLVYCLDNGTPVVVSDDSIEELPVEVKHVPIQAVFCRLTCPYDFVSEFCKTEMLAALIRFDMVKVVFVTSSETSQLWRVDTMINGVLQQLEDSVKNIVQPRKTSLNGNRNQIQTFCIEENPVPRHPVVPVETDVRLSGVSVTLVDPSEFHVILEKYLLTRSMVSTALKYLPEDFHFFPEAHWIPSPCCLLSSDVNKLCRAEFLDVDNVSEGVSLVDYGHCVDVPYLCWQEVKQLPEKLTRIPKEHWSDEALVFSQQGICERNLMIYFRQYVSEAQWEMDVASQGVNIVMMLVDSGHAMYINSFLGLPFQREMIPAVVLCKLNTGAVDTPVSLKPLGDHGVAKQQCEDNRHSNHSDDPRFTETFQHVRRSRRPLLLKTQKELEQ